In Haliaeetus albicilla chromosome 20, bHalAlb1.1, whole genome shotgun sequence, a genomic segment contains:
- the RPL21 gene encoding large ribosomal subunit protein eL21, with product MTNTKGKRRGTRYMFSRPFRKHGVVPLATYMRIYKKGDIVDIKGMGTVQKGMPHKCYHGKTGRVYNVTQHAVGIIVNKQVKGKILAKRINVRIEHIKHSKSRDSFLQRVKENEKKKKEAKEKGIWVQLKRQPAPPREAHFVRTNGKDPELLEPIPYEFMA from the exons ATGACGAACAcaaagggaaagaggaggggGACACGTTATATGTTCTCAAGGCCGTTCCGCAAGCATG GAGTTGTCCCTCTGGCTACCTATATGCGCATCTACAAGAAGGGTGATATAGTTGATATCAAG GGTATGGGTACTGTTCAAAAAGGTATGCCCCACAAGTGTTACCATGGCAAGACTGGAAGGGTATATAATGTTACTCAGCACGCCGTGGGCATTATTGTTAACAAGCAGGTTAA gGGCAAGATTCTTGCCAAGAGAATTAATGTGCGTATTGAGCATATTAAACATTCCAAGAGCAGAGACAGCTTTCTGCAGCGTGTGAAGgagaatgaaaagaagaaaaaggaagcaaaagaaaaaggcatttggGTTCAACTGAAACGTCag CCTGCTCCACCCAGAGAAGCACACTTTGTGAGAACTAATGGAaaggatccagagctgctggagccaATTCCCTATGAATTCATGGCATaa